GGGATCGTCCCCACGCGAACGCGAGGGACAGGAGCGACACGCTAGCAGGCCCTCTGCAGACCGAGAACGCGCGGTGCGGGCGGCTGCCCTGCCTACGCTGGCTCCTCTTCGGGGCCCCGGGGTTTCGCCGAGGGCCTGGCGGAGCTAGCCGGGCTCGGAGCGGGGCGGCGCCGAGGCCTGGCGGATGAACTGCTCGAAGACGACCAGCTCGAGCGAGGTCTTCTGCCCCACGTCGGTGATCACGCGCTTCACGCGGATCCAGTCCATGCCACCCTTGCCGGCGCCGATCCGCGGAAGGAGCACGCGCTGCACCCCGTCCTCGGAGGCGCGGGTGACGAGCGCGCGCAGCGCCCGCTCGAAGATCGAGACCCTGGGCTTGGTGCTGCCGCGCTGCACGCCGAGCGCGTAGACGAAGAGATCTCCGTCGCGCCAGGTGAAGACGTCTCCGAGCTGCATCTTGCCGGTGGCGCAGTGGGCGGCGAACGCGTCACCGAGGGCAGGCCAGCGCTTCTGGAACGCGGACGCGATGCCGGTCGTCATCGCGCCGTCGCAGTCGGCGCCGAAGGCGATCCCGCGCGGCCCCTCCGGCGCGCCTTCGCCGGTGGCCTCATCGAAGATGTCCCCCTTGATGAACGAGCACGCCATGGGCGCGACCCTACGCGAAGGCACGCTGATCCGCGAGCGTGTCGACGGTTCGAGCTTCGCCGAGAGCCTGAAGGCGACCACGAACCGAGTGGGGCCCGCCCGCCAGGGCACCGCTCGATCCCGTCGGGTCTCGGGGTGCGGGAACCCTTCCTTCTCTTCGCTCGAAACTCCACCGATACTGGCGCGGATGGGCGGAAACGGTGCGGAGCGGAGGCTTGCCGCGATCCTCTTCACGGACATGAAGGGGTACTCCCGGCAGATGGACGAGGACGAGGCGGGGACCCTCGCCCGCCTCCAGCATCACAACGCCATCCTCCGCGAGTGTCTCGAGGGCGGCGGGGGCCGGGTGATCAAGACGGTGGGTGACGCCTTCATGGCCGAGTTCCGCAGCGCCGTCTCGGCGGTCGAGGCCGCCCTCGAGGTGCAGCGGCGGCTGGCGGCCCACAACGCCGGCGTGAGTGAGGCGGAGGCCATCCTCGTGCGCATCGGCGTCCACGTGGGGGACGTGGTCGAGCAGGAGGGCGACCTCTTCGGGGAGGCGGTCAACGTGGCCGCCCGGCTCGAGCCGCAGGCCCTCGTCGGGGGCGTCTGTGTCTCGGAGCCCGTCTTCCGCCAGGTTCGCCGGCGCGTCCACGCGGCGTCGGTCTCCCTCGGCAAGGTGGCGCTCAAGAATATCTCCGAACCGCTCGAGCTCCATTGCCTCTCGCCGGCCGACACCCTGCTGGATCCCCCGTCGCTCGAGCCGGTGCCGGGTCCACCCCGCCGACGCGTGCTGCTCCCCCTGGTGGGCGGGCTCGCCCTCTCCCTCCTCGCGCTCGGTTGGTGGCGCCTCCCCTCCGCGCAGGAGGCGGCACCCCCCACGAAGGAGGAGGCGGAGGCGGTGCTGCGCCTCGCGACCACCACGCCGCCCACCGGCTTCAACGTCAACTCGGTCAGCCACCGCCTCGACGTGGTCGCCGGCCTGGGGATGGTCACCGACCCGCTGGTGACCTCCGAGAGCAGCCCCCTGCGCGGCGTGATCGAGCGCATCGAGTCGAGCGAGGATGGGCTGGAGGCCTGGCTCCACCTGCGCCCGGGGCCGGTCTTCCATCCCCACCCCTGCCTCCCCGGCG
The DNA window shown above is from Deltaproteobacteria bacterium and carries:
- a CDS encoding macro domain-containing protein, whose amino-acid sequence is MACSFIKGDIFDEATGEGAPEGPRGIAFGADCDGAMTTGIASAFQKRWPALGDAFAAHCATGKMQLGDVFTWRDGDLFVYALGVQRGSTKPRVSIFERALRALVTRASEDGVQRVLLPRIGAGKGGMDWIRVKRVITDVGQKTSLELVVFEQFIRQASAPPRSEPG